Below is a genomic region from Ignavibacteria bacterium.
TTTCCTATTCTACACTATTAAAAATGCGTTCACTTTATTGTTTTTCATTTTAGTATTTTATCGGCGAAAAAATTTAGCAAAGTCAAAACACTATGAATCATACACTCACCATACACATACCGGATAACATTTATCAAATAATTACACAAGAAGCACTCCAAACAGGGAAATCTCTTGAGGAAGTACTTCTCCAATCAGTAAATTCTCTAAGAAAAACACCGCGCAATCCTTTTTTTGCAGACGAAAATTTTTACGAGGGAGACGTTCCTTCAGATTTATCGTTACATCACGATGAATATCTGTATGGAGATAAACAATGATTTTTATTGATAGCGGTGCGTGGATTTGTGGCATTGAACACGTACGCGAAACAATTCCCTTTGCGAGAATGATTTATCGGATTACGCCGTGAATAAATTGCAGTCATGCTGTGCGAATCGAAGAATCTTCTTTGATTCAACATTGAAGTAAAATTTGAGTAGATGCATCACTTCGTTCAGCATGACAAAATATATAGATGATATCAGTATTAAATCTCCACAAAACGTTTTCCAATGTTGTTGCCGTGAATGACGTTTCATTCAATGCAGAGCGAGGAAAAATATTTGGTTTGCTTGGTCCGAATGGCGCGGGAAAAACAACAATAATTCGTTTGCTGTTGAATATGATTTCGCTCGATGAAGGACAAATTACATTCGATGGGTTTGCATTTTCTTCTGCGCTGCAAAATAAAATCGGATATCTTCCCGAAGAGCGAGGTTTATACAAAAAAAGTAAATTACTCAACACGATAGTTTATTTTGCATGTCTTAAAGGACTTTCTGAAAACGATGCAATGAAACGTGCGAAAGATTGGCTTGCACGTTTTGAGTTATTGAATTATGCCGAACGGCGAATCCAAGAACTCTCCAAAGGCAATCAACAAAAAGTTCAATTCATTGTTTCGCTCATTCACGAACCGGAATATGTTATTCTCGATGAACCATTTTCTGGACTCGACCCTGTGAATCAATTACTGATGAGAGAAATATTTCTTGAACAACGCAAGCAAAACAAAGTCGTAATTTTTTCGACGCACATAATGGAACACGCAGAAAAATTGTGCGATGAACTTGTGCTTATCAACAAAGGAAAAATTGTTCTCGATGGAACAGTAAGCGAAGTAAAAAAACGCTTTGGAAAAAATGCAATTTATATCGAGTTTGATGGTGATGGAAGTTTTCTTTCTTCGATGAAGAGTGTTTCCAAATGTCAACTGTTTCAAAACTATGCAGAACTCGAATTGAACAGTAGGGAATCCCCTTCCGAATTTTTGCGAGAGATTGTTTCTAAACTCAACGTAACAAAATTTGAAACGAAAGAACCATCGCTGTATTCAATATTTCTTGAGTTGGTAGGAAGCGATTCTTCGGTAGAAATTATAGAAACGGAGAAAGGAGCGATGCAATGAAATCAAAAATATTTGCCGTAGCGAAACGGGAATTTTTGGAAAACGTACGAAGCAAAGCGTTTTTGATTTCGCTTGTGCTCACACCAGCGATTATGATTGGTTTTGGATTGTTACCTTCATTCTTTGTTTCGAAAGCAGAAACGAATACGATTATTCTCGGCATTGTAGATGAAACAAATTGGCTTACCGAAAAACTTTCGGAGCGATTAAATGAGAAATATAAACTTCCGAGTGAACAGCCGAATTATTTTTTACGAATATTTCGTAACGGCGATTTCCAAACACTTTTAAACAACGCTGATGCATTAGCATTGAAAGAAGAAATTGAAGGCGTTTTTATTTTTCCAAACACCATCGAGAGCGATTCGACAATAGAATATCGTTCAATTCATCCGGGAAACATTCATCTGGTCAATCGTTTTGAGAAAACGATTCAAGAAATACTACGAGAAGAGCGAATGCGAAGAGCGAATGTAAGCGATGAAGAGATAAAAAAGTTTTCGCAAACCTTAGAAATCAATCCGATAAAAATTTCAACTGAAGGAGAAGAAAAAAAAATAGATTTCAAAACACAATTTTTTTCTTCGTACATTTTTGTAATGCTTATGTTAATGCTGATTCTCACATCAGGACAAATGTTGGTGCGGAGCGTTGTTGAAGAAAAATCCAATCGTATTGTAGAAATTTTGCTTTCAAGTTGTTCTGCAAGCGATTTGATGAATGGAAAAATTCTTGGATTGAGTGGACTTGGTATAACGCAAATTTTCTTGTGGGTTCTTATTGGAATTTCTGCCGTTCCTTCGTTTGCGGTGTTACTTTTTTCAACAAATGGAATTTGGTTTCTCCCAATGTATTTTATTCTTGGTTATTTGATGTATGCCGCAATTTTTGTAGGTATTGGTTCGCTTGTCAATACTGAACAAGAGGCGCAGCAGATTACCACGTACGTAAGTTTAATATTAGTTTTCCCCATTGTTCTATCAATAAATGCGTTTGAGAATCCGAACGACTCATTGTTTCAAATACTTTCCTTTTTTCCGTTGATGACACCAACGATGATTGCGTTGCGAATTTCTGTGCAAATGCCTTCAACGTTTGAAATTATTGCAACACTACTTTTGCTTTTTGCAACAATGGTAACATTGATGTGGACAGCAGGAAAAATTTTTCGCATAGGAATACTTTCAACCGGAAAGAGAATGACAATGAAAGAACTTTGGGAGTACTTGAAAACGCATTAACACAGAAAGTTTTTCAAATTTTTGTGTTACTCAAATTTAATTGCTCATATTTGTGCCGATTTTTTTTCACTAAGAAATCGGAGCAGTATATATCGGTTCAGAGTCGCATCCGTATGCAGTAAAACCAAGTGGAACAATTTTAATTGATGCGCTTGGTATTGGTCCTCATGTTCACGTTGCGAGTTATGAATTTGCCTGCAAATCAGGAGCGCGTCAAGCGCAAAGATGCGCGAATCGGAATGGCTCAAAATATGGTAAAGCGAGAATTTTGTGTTGCGGATATAAAGCAATAGTATTTTGAAAACAGTTGCAGTATGGAGAATGTTAAAACTTTGTTTTTACGTCCTCCGTATTTTTATTCAGAAATAATTTAATCAACATTGAAACAAAAAATTAGAATTGCATCGGGGCAAGGTTTTTGGGGCGATTTGCAAACTGCTCCATTTGAACAAGTAACAAAAGGTCCTGTGGATTACGTAATGATGGATTTTTTAGCGGAAGTTACGATGTCCATTATGCAGAAGCAAAAAACAAGAAATCCGGAATTGGGATACGCAAAGGATGTAGTTCATATCATTGAACAAATATTACCAATCTGCGTTGAAAAAAATATTAAAGTAGTAACCAACGGAGGTGGTGTAAATCCGAAAGCATGTTGTGATGCGATTTTGAAAGTTGCAGAGAAACATCATTACAGAAATGTAAAAGTCGGTATCGTGCTTGGCGATGACATACTTGATAGAATGGAAGAACTTTCAAAGAACGGAATCAAGTTGAATAATATGGAAACGGGAGAATCTATTGACAATATCGGACAAAAAATTTTGAGCGCGAATGTGTATTTCGGCGCATTACCGATTGTTGAAGCGTTGAAACAAAATGCGCAATTTGTCATTACCGGAAGAACAACCGATACAGGATTAACGCTTGCGCCAATGATGTATGAATTCGATTGGAAAGAAAATGATTGGAATAAACTTGCCGCAGGAACTGTTGCAGGACATATTCTTGAATGTGGTGCACAATCGAGTGGAGGAAATTTTTCTGCCGATTGGGAAAGCGTTCCCGATATGGCAAACATCGGATTTCCAATTGCCGAAGCATATCCCAACGGTGAAATCATAATTACGAAGCACGAATCGCTCGGCGGAAAAGTTTCGCGACAAACTGTATCGGAACAACTTCTCTATGAAATCGGAAACCCGAAAGAATATATCACTCCAGATTGCGTTGCTGATTTTACATCTATTCAGTTGGAAGAAGCCGGAGAAAATCGAGTGAAAATGTTTGGCGTAAAAGGAAAGCCGGCAACAGATTTTTTCAAAGTTTCGATGTCGTATCTGGATGGATATGTAGCGTTTGCAACATTAACATACGCTTGGCCCGATGCATTGAAGAAAGCGCAAGTTGCAGATGAAATATTACGGGTGCGATTAAAAAAATTAGGATTGGAATTTGAAGAGATACGAACAGAATTTCTCGGATATAATTCGTGTCACGGTCCGCTTTCAAATTCCGTCGGTGAAATAAATGAAGTTGTGCTGCGCATAGGTGTACGCGGACACGACCATAATTCTGTTGAACAATTTGGAAAGGAAATTGCTCCGCTTATATTAACTGGTCCTCCAAGCGTAACTGGTTTTGCAGGAGGAAGACCGAAACCAAGTGAAGTAATTGCGTATTGGCCCGCATTGATAAGGAAGAATGTCGTAAAATCCGAAGTGAAAGTGTATTAAAATGAAAATTCAACTCTTACAAATTTGTCACGCACGTTCCGGAGATAAAGGAGATACAGCAAATGTTGGTCTTATTGCGCGTGAACAACAATATTATTCTGTCATTGAAAAATATGTAACCGCCGATGTTGTAAAAAAACATTTTGAAGGAATTTGTTTCGGGAAGGTAGAGCGGTACGAACTTCCCAATCTTTGGGCGTTGAATTTTCTATTATATAATGCGCTCGGTGGAGGAGGAACGAAATCGTTGAAAAATGATGCGCAAGGAAAAACGCTTTCTTCCGCATTGTTGCGATTGGAGATTGATGTAAAAGAAAAGTTGCATATCTGAATTTCGTAAAAAAATTATGTACGGATTTTTGTCAAGGAAATCGAGAATAGTATATTTTTACAAAATTTTACAGCACATATACAATGCTGGCGTAGCTCAGTGGTGGAGCAGCGGTTTCGTAAACCGCAGGTCGTCGGTTCAAGTCCGACCGCCAGCTCATCTTCTTATTTTATTCTTTCTTTTTTATTCACAATATTTCTTTCCGAACATCGTATAGAAATTATCAGTATCCGAGAATGAATATAAACTTATTCGGTAAGAATAAATATACTTTCCTTTTTTTTGTATTCTTTTTTATCTTCGAAAAAAATTTTTCACAAGAATATTTTCCACAATTAAAAGGGCGACTACTTCCAACGCCGCTTTTTGACCAAGACAGAAAATTTACAAATGTTGGGAATATCGGTTTAACGGTAACAAACTATGGAGTTACTGGTCATGGATTTTTATATTGGACAGAACGACAACCATCGTGCGAATATCCAAAAGGTTCGAGAACAGAGCATTTGTTTCTCGGAGGTTTTTGGATTGGAGCGCAAAATAGAAGAACAGCGCAGATTTCTGTTTCGACAGGAGCAGTTGATGTTGGCTCCTTAAATAGATTGAACGAAGGATTTGAATTTACCAATGAGGCGGAAGATAGTTTGTTCGAACGTTCATCATTATCGGGCGCATATTTTGACACCAACGCGATAAGTCATCAGGATTTTGTTTGCGATTACAGCGACGTGAGAACTCGTTATTCCAACGGCGATACGATTTTCAATCATATTCCGTTGAATGTCCGAGTTCATCAAGAAACGTATGCATGGAATTATTCGTTTGCAGATTTTTTTGTGATTCTTAATTACAAAATTTACAATGTTGGAACAGATACACTTGATTCTGTGTATGTAGGAATGTGGACAAATCCCGCTGTGCGCAACACGAATCTTTCCGGAGTTCCATCGGGTTCGGAATTTTATCGTCATCAAGGAAACGGTTTTGTTGATTCATTGCGAATGCATTATACATTTGATTTTGACGGACAACCGTACGGACCTCCAGCAGATTCATATTTCGGTGTGAAACTTTTAGGAACTGTTCCGTTTCCACTTTCTGCACGACATACGATTGATTCAACATTTTATCAGCAAGTAACGAACTTACAAGAACTTGATTCATCCGTTCAGTATAATGCGTGGAAATTCCGCAATAGCAGTGGAGATGGAGCATATTTCTATCCCACGGATGATGATAATGCAGATAGATATTTAAGCCGCTACAAACGCTTAAAACTTTCTCTTTCGCAAGATAAAATTTCACCGTTGCGATTGAGCGGAGGAAATTATACGAATTTGCTTTCCGTCGGTCCTTATGCGCAATTACTGCCGAATGATTCTCTCAATATTGTTTTCGCATTTGTGTGCGCCAAAAAATACGGAACATATCACGCGCGATTTGATTCACTTGAAAGCCGCGCAACGTTATATTCGAATGCTAGTTGGGCGCAAAAAGCATACGACGGTGAAGATATAAACGGAAATAATATCTTAGACGCAAATGAAGATTTAAACAATAATGGAATCATTGACCGATATGTTCTTCCGCAGCCGCCGCGACAACCGAAAGTTCGTGTTGAAGTATCAAATCAAAATGCTGTCATATATTGGGATAAAGAAACTTCTGAAAATTCTATTGACCCGATTTCCAAACAAAAAGATTTTGAAGGATACAGAATTTATCGTTCGAATGCCGGCGCGGATTTTTTAAATCCGGAAGATTTTATACTTACGCTTTCACTCGTTGGAGAATTTGATAGAAACGATGACACCATTGCCTACAACACAGGGTTCAAACGAATACTTCTTTCTGAAGCAAAAACATTTGCAGGAGATACGATAAAATATTGGTATCGTTTTCCTCCGGAAGATGCGCAAGATTCTGGACTTTCGCTTTTGAATGGATGGCAATATCTCTACGGAATTTCAGCGTTTGATAGGGGAGATGAAGTTAACAATCTTCCTTCGTTGGAAAGTGGAAAAATATTATCTCGAATTATTCCGGGAACTCCGCCGACAAAAGAAAAGACAAAAGCAATTGGAGTGTATCCGAATCCGTATTATGTGAACGCATATTGGGATGGAACGGGAGAACGGTTGCGCAAATTGATGTTTTATAACCTTCCGTCATTTTGCACCATCAAAATTTATACTCTTTCCGGTGATGTCGTTTCTGAATTTGAACATAATGCGGATAAGAATTTTGGGCAAACAATTCCATGGTATGCACGATTTGAGGGATTGCAATCAGATACTACTGCATTCGCAGGCGGAGAACATGCGTGGGATTTAGTTACAAAGTTTAATCAAGCGCTTGCAACAGGGTTATATTTATTTTCCGTTGAAGATAAAACTAACGGAGAAATTAGAACAGGTAAGTTTTTAATCATCAAATAATTTAAGGATTCAATCGTATGAACAAACTCTTTTTATTCATCTCATTTCTTTTCGTCTCATATTGTTCTTTGGCTGAAAACAGAGTTCAGGTTTCACTAAAGAAAAAATTTAATTTTCCTGAAGTATCCATTCACGACATACAGTTTGTTCATCGTGATTCGTTACGTATTGCAGATTCATTGCAAAACAGTAACCCATCACGATGGACTCTGCAAGTAAGTCCGTATTTAGGAGATACAATCACTGTAACTGCGTTGTGCGTAATTCCTTCCAAAGTTATTACATACACTGCGGCGGGCTTTACTATGCTTCTTGGTGATACATCTGGTACGGGAATTTCAAAACCATGGCACGGTTTGTTAGTGCGTATAAGTACAGCTGATTCTTCGCAGGCAATTCTTGACGGATTTCTCAATGTTCAACGCGGAGACATTGTAAAAATGACGGGATTGATATCAGAATTTCCAACAAACAGTATGAACAGTACAACACAATTTCAACCGATTCCGGGAATTCCTGTTGAAATAGTTGGAAGTGGCGATGTGCCTGATGAACATTTGATAACTGTTGATTCTATTTATGTTGGATTATTTCCGAATGGAAAAGTAAAATACAGTTCTGCTGAACAATTTGAAGGAGTACAAGTAAAAATTGTAAATACCATCGTTAATGCCATCGTGAACGCATCTCGTGGAACATTTGCCGTTGTTGATGCTTCAAGCAACAATATTTCCGAATACGATATTTCACATTTCTTTACTCTTGGGCACGGAAATCCGGTAATTCCCGGTGATTCTGTCTACATTCAACAACTATGGCCGAAAATACAAGTAGGAACTTTGATTGATACTATTCGTGGAACTATTTCATCCGCTTCCGGTCAAGAAAACCAACGAGGATATAGAATTTGTCCTCTTCTTCCAGGCGATGTTGTTATTGGCGTACGAAAAATTCAAGTGTACTCTCATCGTCGTTATCCGGTAATCGTTACTCCCGACAGTAGCGCACGTATTACTTGTATTGTGAAAGAAGGAGATAACGCAATAAATTCTGTTCAATTATTGTACAGAACAAATAATAACGCGTTTCAATCACTTTCAATGGTAGCAACGAGCGGCGATACAATCTACGAAGCAACGATTCCGCAACTTGCAAATAATTCATACGTTAATTATTTTATCAAAGCAACGGATGATGAAAATTATGTTACGATTCTTTCAAGTTCTGCATCCGATGGTTCGCAAAACGATACATCTAAAGGATTTTTCTTTTATACCGTTTTGAATCGGGCGTTATCTATTTATGATGTTCAATATACTCCATTTCTCAACGGAAGAAGCGCATATCTTGGGGCAATTACCAGTGTTTCGGGTTACGTAACAGCAGATACTGCGTATATGATGCTTTCCCCGCGAACTACGGGAGGAACAAGCGCATGGTATTTGCAAGATAGTTCTTCTGCGTGGAATGGAATCTGGATAGTTGGTCCCGAATCGCTTCTTGCGCCGATGAAAAATAACGACAACGTAACCGTAACCGGCTCCATTCAGGAAAGCAATAACGTAACGCGAATTGCAAGCGTATCTTCCGTGACAATCAATTCGAACGGAAATCCGAAACGTATTCCGATAAAATTGAAAACAGGAAGATTTGGTCCATCTGTTGGAAATGGAAATCAAAATGCAGAACCGTATGAAGGCGTATTAGTGAAATTCGATTCTGTTACTGTTACCAGTGTGAATCCAACGTTTGCGGATGTAACCGAGTATGAAGTTGATGACGGCACAGGTCCGCTACTCATCCGTCGCGACGGAAGAAACACTTATTCGAACATTCCCGGAGATGATACGTTGTACGGATATACAGTTTTACACGTTGGAAGTAAAATCGGTACACTTTTGGGTCTTGTATATTTCGGAAATAATCGTTATAAGTTAGCTCCTCGAACCAATTCCGATTTTATGAATGTTCAAGTTGGCGTTATTGAACGACAAGGAGAAAATATCCCAAAAGAATTTTCACTCAAGCAAAATTATCCGAATCCGTTTAACCCTTCAACAAATTTTGAATTTTCGCTTTCCACTTCACAATTTGTAAAGTTGAAAATTTTCGATGTGCTTGGAAGAGAAATGGCAACCGTTGTCAATGAAAATTTAAATGCAGGAACGTACAACGTTCACTATGATGCATCGCAACTTCCGAGCGGTGTATATTTCTATCGTTTGTCCGCAGGAACATTTTCGGATGTGAAGAAAATGATAGTGCTTAAATAAATTATCGAGTGATGAGATATTTTCAAATACTCTTAATCGTTGTTTTCGCGATTGCGGGATGTAAAAAATCTCCAACAGATAGCGAAATGAAAAACAGTAAACCACAAGCATTTCTTTGGATATTTCCGAATAATCCGGATTCACTTGCATTGGGAATTTCCAAACAACATATACATTGGTGGGGAGAGGACAAAGATGGATACGTTGTTGGTTTTCTCGTAGGAATAGGTAAAAGCGAAACTTCCGTAGAATGGATATTTAAAATTAGAAACGATTCCGTTATTTCTTTTCCGTTATTAACCGTACAAGATACATTTCTTGTTTTTGTAAAAGCCATTGACAATCATTTCCGCGAAAAAATAAATGATGGAACAAATATTGCGCTTGCTGCATCTCATCCTTTTATTGATTACGAAAACGACGGTGTATTCAACAATAACGATAGAACACTTCCAACGCTGCAAAATGCGTTAGGAGCAACAGCAAAGCAAAAGTTTCCTATCAAAAACACTCCGCCAACGGTGAAGTTTGAAATAAATTCATCCAATGTTACCGTTCAACCGTCGGAGACTTCATTCACCGTAGTAACATTCGCTTGGAGAGGAAACGATAATGATGGCGATAACACCATCACGAAGTACGAAATTGCATTGAATGATACTGCAACAAATAATTGGGTTTCGATTGACAGTACGGTGAATATGATTACGTTGTTTGTACCGCGCGCTGTTTCTGACATTGCAACGGGTTCAGTAACGGCTGATGTTATGAAAGGTACTTATGGCAACACAAGGAAAATCGGAGAGGCACACGGATTGCGATTGAACGATACGAATCGGATTTTTCTTCGCGTGAAAGATATTGCAGAAGATTACAGTCCAATCGTTTCGCTTCCAGATTCAGGATTTCTTTGGTATGTCAAAAAACCTAAAAGCAAATTGTTAGTCATTGAAGATTACGTTGCTTCTTCAGGACCAAATTCACCGGATTCCGTTCTTTTG
It encodes:
- a CDS encoding ATP-binding cassette domain-containing protein, with protein sequence MISVLNLHKTFSNVVAVNDVSFNAERGKIFGLLGPNGAGKTTIIRLLLNMISLDEGQITFDGFAFSSALQNKIGYLPEERGLYKKSKLLNTIVYFACLKGLSENDAMKRAKDWLARFELLNYAERRIQELSKGNQQKVQFIVSLIHEPEYVILDEPFSGLDPVNQLLMREIFLEQRKQNKVVIFSTHIMEHAEKLCDELVLINKGKIVLDGTVSEVKKRFGKNAIYIEFDGDGSFLSSMKSVSKCQLFQNYAELELNSRESPSEFLREIVSKLNVTKFETKEPSLYSIFLELVGSDSSVEIIETEKGAMQ
- a CDS encoding ABC transporter permease, which encodes MKSKIFAVAKREFLENVRSKAFLISLVLTPAIMIGFGLLPSFFVSKAETNTIILGIVDETNWLTEKLSERLNEKYKLPSEQPNYFLRIFRNGDFQTLLNNADALALKEEIEGVFIFPNTIESDSTIEYRSIHPGNIHLVNRFEKTIQEILREERMRRANVSDEEIKKFSQTLEINPIKISTEGEEKKIDFKTQFFSSYIFVMLMLMLILTSGQMLVRSVVEEKSNRIVEILLSSCSASDLMNGKILGLSGLGITQIFLWVLIGISAVPSFAVLLFSTNGIWFLPMYFILGYLMYAAIFVGIGSLVNTEQEAQQITTYVSLILVFPIVLSINAFENPNDSLFQILSFFPLMTPTMIALRISVQMPSTFEIIATLLLLFATMVTLMWTAGKIFRIGILSTGKRMTMKELWEYLKTH
- a CDS encoding DUF1446 domain-containing protein, with the translated sequence MKQKIRIASGQGFWGDLQTAPFEQVTKGPVDYVMMDFLAEVTMSIMQKQKTRNPELGYAKDVVHIIEQILPICVEKNIKVVTNGGGVNPKACCDAILKVAEKHHYRNVKVGIVLGDDILDRMEELSKNGIKLNNMETGESIDNIGQKILSANVYFGALPIVEALKQNAQFVITGRTTDTGLTLAPMMYEFDWKENDWNKLAAGTVAGHILECGAQSSGGNFSADWESVPDMANIGFPIAEAYPNGEIIITKHESLGGKVSRQTVSEQLLYEIGNPKEYITPDCVADFTSIQLEEAGENRVKMFGVKGKPATDFFKVSMSYLDGYVAFATLTYAWPDALKKAQVADEILRVRLKKLGLEFEEIRTEFLGYNSCHGPLSNSVGEINEVVLRIGVRGHDHNSVEQFGKEIAPLILTGPPSVTGFAGGRPKPSEVIAYWPALIRKNVVKSEVKVY
- a CDS encoding T9SS type A sorting domain-containing protein codes for the protein MNKLFLFISFLFVSYCSLAENRVQVSLKKKFNFPEVSIHDIQFVHRDSLRIADSLQNSNPSRWTLQVSPYLGDTITVTALCVIPSKVITYTAAGFTMLLGDTSGTGISKPWHGLLVRISTADSSQAILDGFLNVQRGDIVKMTGLISEFPTNSMNSTTQFQPIPGIPVEIVGSGDVPDEHLITVDSIYVGLFPNGKVKYSSAEQFEGVQVKIVNTIVNAIVNASRGTFAVVDASSNNISEYDISHFFTLGHGNPVIPGDSVYIQQLWPKIQVGTLIDTIRGTISSASGQENQRGYRICPLLPGDVVIGVRKIQVYSHRRYPVIVTPDSSARITCIVKEGDNAINSVQLLYRTNNNAFQSLSMVATSGDTIYEATIPQLANNSYVNYFIKATDDENYVTILSSSASDGSQNDTSKGFFFYTVLNRALSIYDVQYTPFLNGRSAYLGAITSVSGYVTADTAYMMLSPRTTGGTSAWYLQDSSSAWNGIWIVGPESLLAPMKNNDNVTVTGSIQESNNVTRIASVSSVTINSNGNPKRIPIKLKTGRFGPSVGNGNQNAEPYEGVLVKFDSVTVTSVNPTFADVTEYEVDDGTGPLLIRRDGRNTYSNIPGDDTLYGYTVLHVGSKIGTLLGLVYFGNNRYKLAPRTNSDFMNVQVGVIERQGENIPKEFSLKQNYPNPFNPSTNFEFSLSTSQFVKLKIFDVLGREMATVVNENLNAGTYNVHYDASQLPSGVYFYRLSAGTFSDVKKMIVLK